A single region of the Vibrio cyclitrophicus genome encodes:
- the btuF gene encoding vitamin B12 ABC transporter substrate-binding protein BtuF, whose protein sequence is MKPSALVTSLTTLSSSLWLPLSFAEEAPLTQEQVQPAQRVVSLAPHATELAYSAGLGDNLVAVSERSDYPPQAEQLEKVANYQGIKVEKIIALQPDLILAWPAGNPPRELAKLEQFGFNIYYSKTKSLDSIATNIEQLSQYASDPSIGENNAQKYKEQLKALRIKYKDAEPVNYFYQLSEKPIITVAQGHWPSEVFEFCGGHNIFEDSASPYPQVGIEQVVLRKPQVIFTSQHAIENGTMWQTWEDEIPAVAQNQIWSLNSDWINRPTTRTLKAIQQVCDFFDRARQNH, encoded by the coding sequence GTGAAACCTTCAGCACTTGTTACAAGCCTTACTACTTTGTCTTCCAGCTTATGGCTACCTTTATCATTTGCAGAAGAAGCACCACTAACTCAAGAACAAGTACAGCCGGCTCAACGCGTGGTCAGCCTTGCTCCTCATGCCACTGAGCTCGCCTACAGCGCAGGTTTGGGCGACAACCTTGTCGCCGTAAGTGAACGAAGTGATTATCCACCACAGGCTGAACAGCTTGAGAAGGTTGCGAATTATCAAGGCATCAAGGTTGAGAAGATCATCGCACTTCAGCCTGATTTGATTCTTGCGTGGCCAGCGGGAAACCCGCCCAGAGAACTCGCGAAACTGGAGCAATTTGGTTTTAATATTTACTACTCCAAGACCAAAAGCCTAGACAGTATCGCAACCAATATTGAACAACTGAGCCAATACGCTAGCGATCCAAGCATTGGCGAAAATAACGCTCAGAAATACAAAGAGCAGCTCAAGGCGTTGAGAATAAAATACAAAGATGCCGAACCAGTAAACTACTTCTACCAACTCAGTGAGAAGCCTATCATCACTGTTGCTCAAGGGCACTGGCCAAGTGAGGTGTTTGAGTTTTGTGGTGGGCACAATATTTTTGAAGACAGCGCATCCCCTTATCCGCAAGTTGGAATTGAACAAGTTGTCTTAAGAAAACCGCAAGTTATCTTCACATCTCAGCACGCGATTGAGAATGGAACCATGTGGCAAACATGGGAAGATGAGATCCCAGCTGTCGCTCAAAATCAGATTTGGTCCCTCAATTCTGACTGGATTAATCGCCCGACAACGAGAACTTTGAAAGCGATCCAACAAGTGTGCGATTTCTTCGATAGAGCTAGGCAAAATCACTAA
- a CDS encoding cobalamin biosynthesis family protein — translation MQTLFDQVFANGVLLVMWGALLFHLILPIPHAAHPTTLWHKFAELLASKVNNNQNYSQSLISGTLAWGLMVLPTLVILLALQPLVWQSQLFELALLLLAIDWRNNEKLANQLIKALGREDKAAARQLLAPIVNRQTESLSSLGLGKAATETIIMGYARNVVCVLFWYAIGGGIAALMYRLIVELARAWSPSRKQFSPFGSTAIKIVAILEFIPMRLFALMIVCGDKATHTFKMMLIQSRSWPLPGPAWLITAVGNKLELSLGGPAIYDNTKAIRAKLGGRVAPSALHLSQVQKLLFGRIAIWIFLQSLALLFIHQGI, via the coding sequence ATGCAAACACTGTTTGATCAGGTATTTGCAAATGGCGTGCTCCTTGTGATGTGGGGAGCACTGCTTTTTCATTTAATTTTACCTATCCCCCATGCCGCACACCCCACGACCTTATGGCATAAGTTTGCTGAGCTTTTAGCAAGCAAGGTTAATAACAACCAAAACTATTCCCAAAGCTTAATCTCAGGCACATTAGCCTGGGGATTAATGGTGCTGCCGACTCTGGTTATTCTGTTGGCCTTACAGCCTTTGGTTTGGCAATCTCAGCTATTTGAGTTGGCGCTGTTATTACTCGCGATTGATTGGCGTAATAATGAAAAGCTGGCTAATCAGTTGATCAAAGCACTTGGTCGAGAAGATAAAGCCGCCGCTCGTCAGTTACTGGCTCCAATTGTCAATCGTCAGACCGAATCACTTTCATCACTTGGCCTAGGCAAAGCCGCCACAGAAACCATCATCATGGGCTACGCTCGTAACGTGGTTTGTGTGCTGTTCTGGTACGCCATCGGTGGTGGTATCGCCGCATTGATGTATCGCCTGATTGTCGAGTTAGCTCGAGCTTGGTCACCAAGCCGTAAGCAGTTCTCTCCTTTTGGCTCAACGGCAATCAAGATCGTCGCTATCCTAGAATTTATACCGATGCGTTTATTTGCCTTGATGATCGTATGTGGTGATAAAGCAACGCATACATTTAAGATGATGTTAATCCAAAGCCGCTCTTGGCCACTGCCCGGCCCAGCCTGGTTAATAACGGCCGTTGGCAACAAGCTGGAGTTATCATTAGGTGGCCCTGCGATTTACGACAACACCAAAGCCATTCGCGCGAAATTAGGCGGAAGAGTCGCACCGTCAGCTCTGCATCTGTCTCAGGTTCAGAAACTACTATTTGGTCGCATCGCTATCTGGATATTTTTACAAAGCCTCGCCTTACTATTTATTCACCAAGGGATTTAG
- the mtnN gene encoding 5'-methylthioadenosine/S-adenosylhomocysteine nucleosidase translates to MKIGIIGAMEQEVAILKAAISDITEVNKGGCTFFSGQLNGVDVVLLQSGIGKVAAAVGTSILLSEYQPDVVLNTGSAGGFDSTLNLGDVVISTEVRHHDADVTAFGYEIGQMAGQPAAFKADDKLMQVAEQALSQMEDKHAVRGLICTGDAFVCTAERQEFIRKHFPSVVAVEMEASAIAQACHQFQVPFVVVRAISDVADKESPMSFEEFLPLAAQSSSEMVIKMVALLK, encoded by the coding sequence ATGAAAATCGGCATCATTGGCGCAATGGAGCAAGAAGTTGCGATCCTAAAAGCAGCAATTTCAGACATTACTGAAGTTAATAAAGGCGGTTGTACCTTTTTCTCTGGTCAGCTAAATGGTGTTGACGTTGTTTTGCTTCAATCTGGCATTGGTAAAGTAGCAGCGGCTGTTGGTACTTCAATCCTACTAAGCGAATACCAACCAGATGTCGTTCTAAACACGGGCTCAGCTGGCGGTTTTGACTCAACACTTAACCTTGGCGATGTGGTTATCTCGACTGAAGTTCGTCACCACGATGCAGACGTTACGGCTTTCGGTTACGAAATCGGTCAAATGGCAGGTCAACCTGCAGCATTCAAAGCTGACGACAAACTGATGCAAGTTGCTGAACAAGCGCTATCTCAAATGGAAGATAAGCACGCTGTTCGTGGCCTTATCTGTACTGGCGACGCATTTGTTTGTACCGCTGAACGCCAAGAGTTCATCCGTAAGCATTTCCCATCAGTGGTTGCTGTAGAGATGGAAGCATCGGCTATCGCTCAAGCTTGTCACCAATTCCAAGTACCATTCGTGGTTGTTCGTGCAATCTCTGACGTTGCAGACAAAGAATCACCAATGAGCTTCGAAGAGTTCCTGCCACTAGCGGCACAAAGCTCTTCTGAAATGGTTATCAAGATGGTTGCCCTACTAAAGTAA
- a CDS encoding DUF1499 domain-containing protein yields MKKAALLSLSLLTLTACSQGITDMKDRTSSPCGDKPNCVSTQDDREQHALAAFELSDSANLDAIEQVALTLPGAKTASKTEDYLRVECTSRIMRFVDDLELKITDGKLIVRSESRTGHSDFGVNRKRAEQLRASLKSEGLIK; encoded by the coding sequence ATGAAAAAAGCCGCTCTCCTTTCTCTATCTCTTTTAACTCTAACCGCTTGCAGCCAAGGAATCACGGACATGAAAGACAGAACTTCATCACCTTGTGGAGACAAACCAAACTGCGTTTCAACTCAAGATGACCGTGAACAGCATGCATTGGCCGCATTTGAGCTATCAGATTCAGCAAACTTAGATGCGATTGAGCAGGTTGCGCTGACCTTACCGGGCGCAAAAACAGCCAGTAAAACGGAAGACTACCTACGTGTTGAATGTACCTCGCGTATCATGCGCTTTGTCGATGACTTAGAGCTTAAGATCACTGATGGCAAACTGATCGTGCGTTCAGAGTCTCGCACTGGCCATTCTGACTTTGGCGTAAACCGAAAACGTGCTGAACAACTTCGTGCTAGCTTGAAAAGCGAAGGCTTAATCAAATAG
- a CDS encoding FAD-dependent oxidoreductase, whose protein sequence is MSQNVYQFIDVNRVDPAKKPIKIRKIEFVEIYEPFTKQQAKAQADRCLDCGNPYCEWKCPVHNYIPQWLKLANEGRIIEAAELSHQTNSLPEVCGRVCPQDRLCEGSCTLNDDFGAVTIGNIEKYINDKAFEMGWKPDMSHVEWTDKKVAIIGAGPAGLAAADILVRNGVKAVVFDRYPEIGGLLTFGIPSFKLEKGIMENRRRIFSGMGVEFKMNTEVGKDVQLQQLVDDYDAVFLGVGTYKNMRAGLDNEEAPGVYDALPFLVSNTYKVMELDNPTPFIDMKGKKVVVLGGGDTAMDCVRTSIRQHAANVVCAYRRDEANMPGSRREVKNAKEEGVKFMFNLQPLALETDSSGHVTGVKVVETALGEPDDAGRRRPEPVEGSEHVLEADAVIMAFGFQPHAMKWLEPFGVELDQWGRIKAPSKQEFQYQTTNSKIFAGGDAVRGSDLVVTAIDEGRKAAEGILDYLEV, encoded by the coding sequence ATGAGCCAGAATGTATACCAATTTATTGATGTGAATCGCGTAGACCCAGCGAAGAAGCCAATCAAGATACGTAAGATTGAGTTTGTAGAGATCTACGAACCTTTCACCAAGCAACAAGCCAAGGCGCAAGCTGACCGCTGTTTAGACTGTGGTAACCCTTACTGTGAATGGAAGTGTCCAGTTCATAACTACATCCCTCAGTGGCTCAAGCTTGCCAATGAGGGGCGCATTATCGAAGCGGCTGAACTGTCTCACCAAACCAACAGCTTACCTGAGGTTTGCGGACGAGTTTGCCCTCAAGACCGTCTGTGCGAGGGCTCTTGTACCCTCAATGATGATTTCGGCGCAGTAACGATAGGCAATATTGAAAAGTACATTAACGACAAAGCGTTTGAGATGGGCTGGAAGCCAGACATGTCTCACGTTGAATGGACCGACAAAAAGGTCGCTATCATCGGCGCAGGTCCAGCAGGTCTCGCAGCAGCGGATATCTTAGTTCGAAACGGTGTAAAAGCCGTGGTATTTGACCGCTACCCAGAGATCGGTGGCCTGCTGACGTTTGGTATCCCATCGTTCAAGCTTGAGAAAGGCATCATGGAAAACCGTCGCCGTATCTTTAGTGGTATGGGTGTCGAATTCAAAATGAATACCGAAGTCGGTAAAGACGTTCAGCTACAACAATTGGTCGATGACTATGATGCCGTTTTCTTAGGCGTCGGTACCTATAAAAACATGCGTGCTGGGTTAGACAACGAAGAAGCACCGGGCGTTTATGATGCCCTACCATTCCTTGTTTCCAATACCTACAAGGTAATGGAACTGGATAACCCAACGCCATTCATCGACATGAAAGGAAAGAAAGTGGTCGTGCTTGGTGGTGGTGATACTGCGATGGACTGTGTCCGAACGTCGATTCGTCAACACGCTGCTAATGTTGTTTGTGCTTACCGCCGAGATGAAGCGAACATGCCAGGCTCTCGCCGTGAGGTGAAGAATGCGAAAGAAGAAGGCGTGAAGTTCATGTTCAACCTTCAACCATTAGCACTGGAAACCGATTCATCAGGTCATGTGACTGGCGTAAAAGTGGTGGAAACGGCCTTGGGTGAACCGGATGATGCAGGCCGCCGTCGTCCTGAACCGGTTGAAGGCAGTGAGCATGTTCTTGAGGCTGATGCCGTGATCATGGCATTTGGTTTCCAACCTCATGCAATGAAATGGCTAGAACCATTTGGTGTAGAGCTCGACCAATGGGGGCGCATCAAGGCTCCCAGCAAACAAGAGTTTCAATACCAAACCACCAACAGCAAGATATTCGCTGGTGGCGATGCTGTTCGAGGATCTGACTTAGTGGTAACCGCTATCGATGAAGGCCGTAAAGCCGCAGAAGGGATCTTGGACTACCTAGAAGTGTGA
- the gltB gene encoding glutamate synthase large subunit codes for MALYDPSLEKDNCGFGLIAQMEGQPSHKLVRTAISALDRMTHRGGIAADGKTGDGCGLLLQKPDSYLRIIAEENNFNLGKQYAVGMIFFSQDPIKAQSAQDIVNKELAQETLTIAGWRVVPTNTDVLGPIAKDSVPNIQQVFISAPAGWRERDIERRLYIARRRIEKQITEDKDFYICSLSTQVMVYKGLCMPADLPRFYLDLADLRMESAICLFHQRFSTNTQPRWPLAQPFRYLAHNGEINTIEGNRQWAKARAYKFSSPLLPDLQTAAPFVNETGSDSSSLDNMLDLFLAGGMDVFRAMRMLVPPAWQNHPDMDPELRAFYDFNSKHMEPWDGPAGIVLSDGRYAACNLDRNGLRPARYVITKDNLITLASEVGIWNYAPDEVAEKGRVGPGELLVIDTRRGKLWQSNEIDNDLKGRHPYKEWMDKNVHKLTPFSALADDQVGKRNFDDDTLKTYQKQFAMSNEESDQVLRVLGDMGQEAVGSMGDDTPMAVLSSKERLITDYFRQKFAQVTNPPIDPLREKHVMSLATSIGQEMNVFCETDGHAYRVTFDSPVLLYSDMQQLLQLNQKHYGHAILSMHYDPAEKELEQAINDLCDRAVQEVRDGAVLVVLSDKCLEKGKLPVPAAMAVGAVQTRLADTNLRCDANIVVETATARDPHQFAVLLGFGATAVYPYLAYEALGKMLDDGSLDKDYRTALQNYQNGINKGLYKIMSKMGISTIASYRCSQLFEAVGLHSDVVDLCFRGVTTRIQGASFSDFQQDIYNLSRKAWTKRKPLEHGGLLKYVHGGEYHAYNPDVVSTLQTAVKTGETSDYQSFAKQVNARPAAMLRDLMSLKKAAQPLALDKVEPSSDLFKRFDSAAMSIGALSPEAHEALAMAMNRLGGYSNSGEGGEDPRRFGTDRNSRIKQIASGRFGVTPHYLTNADVLQIKVAQGAKPGEGGQLPGHKVTAEIAKLRYSVQGVTLISPPPHHDIYSIEDLAQLIFDLKQVNPKALVSVKLVSEPGVGTIATGVAKAYADLITISGYDGGTAASPLTSVKYAGCPWELGLAETQQALVANGLRHKIRLQVDGGLKTGLDVIKGAILGAESFGFGTAPMVAMGCKFLRICHLNNCATGVATQDETLRREYFKGLPDMVVNYFTGLADEVRQYLAELGVEKLTDLIGRTDLLEAVQGLTAKQSKLDLSSILEAPVSPEGHPLFWTEPNAPFDKAQLNQQILDDALDAIEKRQSTSLYYNVINTDRSIGARISGEIAKRYGNQGMAGSPIKLYLDGTAGQSFAVWNAGGVELYLTGDANDYVGKGMAGGKVVIKPHQGTAFTCNEATIIGNTCLYGATGGKLFAAGTAGERFGVRNSGTVAVIEGAGDNACEYMTGGIVAILGATGVNFGAGMTGGFAYVMDKNEDFQGRVNNESVEALSLSDLFIHQEHLRGLIAEHLEETGSVHAEAILANFDEWIPKFYLVKPKTADLNTLLGHQSRSSAELRVQAQ; via the coding sequence ATGGCTCTATATGATCCTAGTCTTGAAAAAGACAACTGTGGATTTGGTTTAATAGCGCAAATGGAAGGCCAACCTAGCCATAAGTTGGTAAGAACTGCTATTTCAGCCCTAGATCGCATGACACACCGTGGTGGTATCGCCGCGGATGGTAAAACCGGAGATGGCTGTGGCTTATTACTACAGAAACCAGACTCCTACCTCAGAATTATTGCAGAAGAGAATAACTTCAACCTCGGCAAGCAATACGCTGTCGGCATGATTTTCTTCAGCCAAGACCCAATCAAAGCGCAATCCGCACAAGACATCGTCAATAAAGAGCTCGCTCAAGAGACCTTAACTATTGCGGGTTGGCGTGTAGTGCCGACCAATACAGATGTATTAGGTCCAATCGCCAAAGATTCGGTTCCCAATATTCAACAAGTGTTTATCTCAGCTCCTGCAGGTTGGCGTGAGCGCGACATCGAACGACGCCTATATATTGCTCGCCGTAGAATTGAAAAGCAGATCACCGAAGACAAAGATTTTTATATCTGTAGCCTTTCAACACAGGTAATGGTCTACAAAGGCCTATGTATGCCTGCCGATCTACCGCGATTTTACCTCGATCTTGCTGACTTACGCATGGAATCAGCAATATGTCTGTTCCACCAGCGTTTCTCAACCAACACACAGCCGCGTTGGCCATTGGCTCAACCATTCCGTTATTTGGCGCACAATGGTGAAATCAATACCATCGAGGGTAACCGCCAGTGGGCCAAGGCTCGCGCCTATAAATTCTCTTCACCGCTGCTGCCAGATTTACAAACGGCCGCACCTTTTGTGAATGAGACGGGATCAGATTCATCAAGCCTAGATAACATGCTCGACCTGTTCCTTGCTGGTGGTATGGATGTGTTCCGCGCGATGCGTATGCTTGTGCCGCCCGCTTGGCAAAACCACCCAGACATGGATCCTGAGCTTCGTGCCTTTTACGACTTCAACTCCAAACATATGGAACCATGGGATGGCCCTGCGGGTATCGTGCTATCTGACGGCCGTTATGCTGCGTGTAACCTAGACAGAAACGGCTTACGCCCTGCTCGCTATGTCATCACAAAAGACAACCTAATCACCTTGGCATCCGAAGTCGGTATCTGGAATTATGCGCCAGACGAAGTGGCAGAGAAAGGACGCGTCGGCCCTGGTGAATTGCTCGTTATTGATACTCGTCGCGGTAAACTATGGCAATCGAACGAGATCGACAATGATCTGAAAGGCCGTCACCCATATAAAGAGTGGATGGATAAGAACGTTCACAAATTAACACCGTTTTCCGCACTAGCAGATGATCAAGTCGGTAAACGTAATTTTGATGATGACACTCTAAAGACCTATCAAAAACAGTTTGCGATGAGCAACGAAGAGTCAGACCAAGTACTGCGTGTACTCGGTGACATGGGACAAGAAGCGGTCGGCTCGATGGGCGACGATACGCCAATGGCAGTGCTGTCTTCTAAAGAACGCTTAATCACCGACTATTTCCGTCAGAAGTTTGCTCAAGTAACCAATCCACCGATTGACCCTTTGCGTGAAAAACACGTTATGTCTCTGGCAACCAGTATCGGCCAAGAGATGAATGTGTTCTGCGAAACCGATGGGCATGCTTACCGCGTGACGTTTGATTCACCGGTGCTGCTTTACTCTGATATGCAGCAGCTTCTGCAATTAAATCAAAAGCATTATGGTCATGCGATTCTTAGCATGCACTATGACCCAGCAGAAAAAGAGCTCGAACAAGCCATCAACGACTTGTGTGATCGTGCAGTTCAAGAAGTACGTGACGGCGCCGTTTTAGTTGTGCTTTCAGACAAATGTTTAGAGAAAGGTAAGCTACCCGTTCCTGCAGCCATGGCGGTCGGTGCAGTGCAAACTCGACTTGCAGACACCAACCTGCGTTGTGATGCTAACATCGTGGTTGAAACAGCAACCGCACGTGACCCACACCAATTTGCAGTGCTGCTTGGCTTTGGCGCCACCGCGGTTTACCCGTATCTCGCTTATGAAGCTCTGGGCAAAATGTTGGACGATGGTTCATTAGATAAAGACTATCGCACTGCATTGCAAAATTACCAAAACGGCATCAACAAAGGTCTGTATAAGATCATGTCGAAGATGGGTATTTCTACGATTGCCTCATATCGTTGTTCGCAACTTTTCGAAGCCGTTGGCCTACATTCTGACGTTGTTGATCTGTGTTTCCGTGGCGTAACTACTCGTATCCAAGGCGCTAGCTTTAGCGACTTCCAGCAAGATATCTATAACCTATCTCGTAAAGCATGGACAAAACGTAAACCACTGGAACACGGTGGTTTACTGAAATACGTACATGGCGGCGAATACCACGCCTATAACCCAGACGTAGTCAGTACCTTGCAAACCGCCGTAAAGACAGGCGAAACATCAGATTATCAATCTTTTGCGAAGCAAGTTAATGCTCGCCCTGCTGCCATGCTGCGTGACTTAATGAGCCTTAAAAAAGCAGCTCAACCTCTAGCATTAGACAAAGTCGAACCAAGCAGTGATCTCTTTAAACGCTTCGACTCTGCAGCGATGTCGATTGGTGCCTTGAGCCCAGAAGCTCATGAAGCACTAGCCATGGCGATGAACCGATTAGGAGGCTACTCCAACTCTGGTGAAGGTGGTGAAGATCCACGACGCTTTGGCACTGATCGTAATTCTCGTATCAAGCAGATAGCTTCCGGTCGCTTTGGTGTGACACCACATTACTTAACCAATGCGGATGTTCTGCAAATCAAAGTTGCACAAGGTGCGAAGCCGGGCGAAGGTGGCCAACTGCCAGGGCATAAAGTCACCGCAGAAATCGCTAAGCTGAGGTACTCCGTTCAAGGGGTAACACTGATCTCCCCTCCTCCGCATCACGATATTTATTCTATCGAGGATCTGGCGCAGCTTATTTTCGACCTTAAACAAGTGAACCCTAAAGCCTTAGTTTCAGTGAAGTTAGTATCGGAACCGGGTGTAGGCACTATTGCCACAGGTGTAGCGAAAGCTTATGCCGACTTGATTACGATCTCCGGTTACGACGGCGGTACTGCAGCAAGTCCACTGACCTCAGTGAAATATGCAGGTTGTCCTTGGGAACTTGGACTAGCAGAAACCCAGCAAGCACTGGTTGCTAACGGGCTTCGTCATAAGATCCGCCTACAAGTCGATGGTGGTCTGAAAACCGGTCTCGATGTGATTAAAGGCGCGATTTTAGGTGCTGAAAGCTTTGGTTTTGGTACCGCGCCGATGGTTGCAATGGGCTGTAAGTTCCTACGAATTTGTCACCTAAACAACTGTGCAACGGGTGTGGCGACTCAAGATGAAACACTGCGCCGCGAATACTTCAAAGGTCTACCAGATATGGTGGTTAACTACTTTACTGGCCTAGCCGATGAAGTCCGCCAATACCTTGCAGAGCTTGGTGTAGAAAAACTTACCGACTTGATTGGCCGTACTGATTTGCTTGAAGCCGTTCAAGGCCTCACTGCGAAACAGAGCAAACTCGATCTATCTTCAATACTCGAAGCTCCAGTTTCTCCAGAAGGTCACCCACTGTTTTGGACCGAGCCAAATGCACCATTTGATAAGGCGCAACTCAACCAACAGATCCTTGATGATGCACTCGATGCAATTGAGAAACGTCAATCCACCAGCCTTTACTACAACGTGATCAACACAGACCGCTCGATTGGCGCTCGTATCTCTGGTGAAATTGCTAAGCGATACGGCAACCAAGGGATGGCAGGTTCACCAATCAAGTTATATCTCGACGGTACCGCAGGTCAGTCTTTTGCAGTTTGGAACGCAGGTGGCGTAGAGCTTTACCTAACAGGCGATGCCAATGACTATGTTGGCAAAGGCATGGCTGGCGGCAAAGTGGTTATCAAGCCTCACCAAGGCACTGCATTTACTTGTAACGAAGCGACCATCATAGGCAACACCTGTCTGTATGGCGCAACTGGAGGCAAACTATTTGCCGCAGGTACTGCTGGCGAACGATTTGGTGTACGTAACTCAGGTACGGTTGCGGTGATTGAAGGTGCAGGTGACAACGCTTGTGAATACATGACAGGCGGTATTGTTGCGATTCTTGGCGCGACTGGCGTCAACTTCGGCGCCGGTATGACAGGTGGTTTTGCTTATGTCATGGATAAGAATGAAGACTTCCAAGGCCGAGTAAATAACGAGTCGGTCGAGGCTCTTTCTCTGTCTGACTTATTTATCCACCAAGAACATCTGCGTGGCTTAATTGCAGAACACTTAGAAGAAACAGGCTCAGTACACGCTGAAGCTATTCTGGCGAACTTTGATGAATGGATTCCGAAGTTCTACCTAGTGAAGCCAAAGACGGCGGATCTCAACACCTTGCTCGGCCACCAAAGCCGTAGCTCTGCTGAACTTCGTGTTCAAGCGCAATAA
- a CDS encoding glutamate synthase subunit beta, producing MGKPTGFLEHGRELPKKLDPSVRIEDNKEFVLNEEFGEKINTQASRCMDCGVPFCHNGCPIGNIIPEFNDAVYRDSWEEAWNILSSTNNFPEFTGRVCPAPCESACVLGINQDPITICNIEKTIVETAYREGYAKPKIPRSRTGKTVAVIGSGPAGLAAAEQLNSAGHSVTVFERDEKVGGLLRFGIPDFKLGMDVIDRKINLMAEAGVEFKVNQHIGVDVNAQQLRQEFDVVLLTGGSTVPRDLPIPGRELKGVHFAMEFLGQNNRRANDLDLKTEELHAKDKHIVVIGGGDTGSDCVGTSNRHKAASITQVEIMPIPPEKRPANMPWPQYPMIMKTTTSHEEGCERHWNILTKEFISDDNGNVTGLRIADIVWQDAKPGERPGFDEVANSERVIPCDMAFLAMGFLHPEPTGVLAQLDIKLDERGNVASEGFATNQKGVFAAGDMRTGQSLVVRCINEGRECAIAIDDFLMGNSNLEAKADSLMLSA from the coding sequence ATGGGTAAGCCTACTGGATTTTTAGAACACGGTCGTGAGCTTCCAAAGAAGCTCGACCCGTCAGTTCGAATTGAAGACAACAAAGAGTTCGTACTTAACGAAGAGTTTGGTGAAAAGATCAATACTCAAGCCTCTCGTTGTATGGACTGTGGCGTACCTTTCTGTCACAACGGCTGTCCGATTGGTAACATCATCCCAGAATTCAATGATGCGGTTTACCGTGACAGCTGGGAAGAGGCTTGGAATATCCTAAGCTCTACCAACAACTTCCCTGAGTTTACAGGTCGTGTTTGTCCTGCTCCTTGTGAAAGTGCCTGTGTTCTTGGTATCAACCAAGACCCAATCACTATTTGTAATATCGAGAAAACGATTGTAGAAACTGCGTACCGTGAAGGGTACGCAAAACCTAAAATACCACGCTCTCGTACGGGAAAAACAGTTGCAGTTATCGGTTCAGGCCCTGCTGGTCTAGCCGCTGCTGAGCAACTAAACAGTGCAGGTCACTCAGTAACGGTATTTGAACGTGACGAGAAAGTGGGTGGTCTACTTCGCTTCGGTATCCCAGATTTCAAACTGGGTATGGACGTGATTGATCGTAAGATCAACCTAATGGCTGAAGCTGGCGTTGAATTTAAAGTTAACCAACACATCGGCGTTGATGTTAATGCTCAACAGTTACGTCAAGAGTTTGATGTGGTATTGCTAACGGGTGGTTCTACGGTTCCTCGTGATTTACCAATCCCAGGTCGTGAGCTTAAAGGCGTTCATTTTGCCATGGAATTCCTTGGTCAAAATAACCGCCGTGCCAACGACTTAGATCTTAAGACAGAAGAGCTTCACGCTAAAGATAAGCACATTGTGGTTATCGGTGGCGGTGATACAGGTTCTGACTGTGTGGGCACATCAAACCGTCATAAGGCAGCAAGCATTACTCAGGTTGAGATCATGCCGATCCCACCAGAGAAGCGCCCTGCCAATATGCCTTGGCCTCAATACCCAATGATCATGAAGACCACTACTTCTCACGAAGAAGGTTGTGAACGTCATTGGAACATCCTGACTAAAGAGTTCATCTCTGACGATAACGGTAATGTAACCGGACTTCGCATTGCTGACATCGTCTGGCAAGATGCAAAACCAGGTGAGCGTCCAGGCTTTGATGAAGTCGCGAACTCTGAACGTGTTATTCCTTGTGACATGGCATTTCTAGCAATGGGCTTCTTACACCCAGAGCCAACAGGCGTGCTGGCTCAGCTCGACATTAAGCTGGACGAGCGTGGTAACGTTGCTTCTGAAGGTTTTGCGACTAACCAGAAAGGCGTTTTCGCTGCTGGTGATATGCGTACTGGCCAGTCGCTAGTCGTTCGTTGTATTAATGAAGGTCGTGAATGTGCAATTGCCATTGATGACTTCTTAATGGGTAACTCAAACTTAGAAGCGAAAGCAGATTCACTCATGCTTTCCGCATAA